The following are from one region of the Pseudomonas putida genome:
- the mprF gene encoding bifunctional lysylphosphatidylglycerol flippase/synthetase MprF, producing the protein MTSHNPEPPVPLASALPGAVQRLPLLERLSRYRQPIGLVVTLVLFTMALIACRHLLSELDIYALHDAMLSVPTQSLLGALLATVLGFVILLGYEWSASRYAGVKLPTRSLVLGGFSAFAIGNAIGLSMLSGGSVRYRLYARQGVGAGEVARMTVFASLSLGCALPPLAALATLSDLPAASAALGLAPGLLAGIATAVLLVCSMLVFGLYRRRLAEQPLANNLLVQLGRRTLRLPGARLAALQLLITALDVAAAATVLYLLLPEAPPFGAFVLVYLLALAAGVLSHVPGGVGVFEAILLAAFADQLGAAPLAAALLLYRLIYVVLPLLLACVLLLANEARRLLFAQQAIKAASGLAAPILSILVFLSGVVLLFSGATPEIDTRLEHMGFLVPHRLIDASHFGASLIGVLCLLLAQGLRRRLSAAWLLTTVLLLVGALLSLLKGFDWEEACLLTLTAALLALFRRSFYRPSRLLELPFSPVFLVASACVVGASVWLLLFAYQDVPYSHQLWWQFTLDADAPRGLRAAMGSALLLAAVALTWLLRTAPPVIHLPDEEELQRANRILLASDQPDGGLALTGDKALLFHPRDNAFLMYARRGRSLVALYDPIGPAQERAEMIWQFRDLCDLHHARPVFYQVRAENLPFYMDIGLTALKLGEEARVDLRRFDLEAKGKEMKDLRYTWNRGGRDGLSLEIHEPGHAPLTELKEISDAWLGGKNVREKGFSLGRFSPEYLQHFRIALIRFQGRPVAFANLLETHGHELASLDLMRAHPEAPKLTMEFMMIGLILHYKNHDYARFSLGMVPLSGLQPRRGAPLTQRLGSMVFRRGEQLYNFQGLRRFKDKFQPDWEPRYMAVPAGLDPLVALADTAALIAGGLTGLVKR; encoded by the coding sequence ATGACTTCGCACAACCCCGAACCGCCGGTGCCGCTCGCCTCGGCGCTGCCCGGTGCCGTGCAACGCCTGCCCTTGCTCGAACGCTTGAGCCGCTATCGCCAGCCCATTGGCCTGGTAGTGACGCTGGTGTTGTTCACCATGGCCCTGATCGCCTGCCGCCACCTGCTGAGCGAGTTGGACATCTATGCCTTGCACGATGCCATGCTCAGCGTGCCGACACAGTCGCTACTCGGCGCCTTGCTGGCAACCGTGCTCGGTTTCGTGATCCTGCTGGGTTACGAATGGTCGGCCAGCCGCTATGCCGGTGTGAAACTGCCGACGCGCAGCCTTGTGCTGGGCGGCTTCAGCGCCTTTGCCATCGGCAACGCCATCGGCCTGTCGATGCTTTCGGGCGGTTCTGTGCGCTATCGCCTGTATGCACGACAGGGGGTGGGCGCAGGTGAAGTGGCACGGATGACCGTTTTTGCCAGCCTGTCACTGGGCTGCGCGCTGCCGCCACTGGCGGCTTTGGCGACCTTGAGCGACCTGCCGGCAGCCTCGGCTGCACTGGGTTTGGCCCCTGGCTTGCTGGCCGGTATCGCCACAGCCGTACTGCTGGTTTGCAGCATGCTGGTGTTCGGCTTGTACCGCCGGCGCCTGGCTGAACAACCACTGGCCAATAACCTGCTGGTACAACTGGGTCGCCGCACACTGCGCCTGCCGGGCGCACGCCTGGCCGCCCTGCAATTGCTGATCACCGCACTGGATGTCGCCGCTGCCGCCACGGTGCTGTACCTGCTGTTGCCCGAAGCACCACCTTTCGGTGCGTTTGTCCTGGTGTACCTGCTGGCCTTGGCCGCAGGTGTGCTCAGCCATGTACCGGGTGGCGTCGGGGTGTTCGAAGCGATCCTGCTGGCGGCTTTTGCCGACCAGCTCGGCGCGGCGCCATTGGCAGCGGCACTGCTGCTGTATCGGCTGATCTACGTGGTGCTGCCGCTGCTGCTGGCCTGCGTGTTGCTGCTGGCCAACGAAGCCCGGCGCCTGCTGTTCGCGCAACAGGCGATCAAGGCCGCTTCCGGGCTGGCCGCGCCGATCCTGTCGATCCTGGTGTTCCTGTCCGGGGTGGTATTGCTGTTCTCCGGGGCCACGCCCGAGATCGACACGCGCCTGGAACACATGGGCTTTCTGGTGCCGCACCGTCTGATCGATGCCTCGCACTTTGGCGCCAGCCTGATCGGCGTGCTTTGCCTGCTGCTGGCCCAAGGCCTGCGTCGGCGCCTGTCCGCCGCCTGGCTGCTGACTACCGTGCTGTTGCTGGTCGGCGCCCTGCTGTCGCTGCTCAAGGGCTTCGATTGGGAAGAGGCCTGCCTGCTGACCCTCACTGCCGCCCTGCTCGCTCTGTTCCGCCGTTCCTTCTACCGCCCAAGCCGCTTGCTCGAATTGCCGTTCTCGCCAGTATTTCTGGTGGCCAGTGCCTGTGTGGTCGGTGCATCGGTCTGGCTGTTGTTGTTCGCCTATCAGGATGTGCCCTACAGCCATCAGCTGTGGTGGCAGTTCACTCTCGATGCCGACGCCCCGCGTGGCCTGCGCGCCGCCATGGGCAGCGCCTTGCTGCTGGCGGCCGTGGCCCTGACCTGGCTGCTGCGCACGGCACCGCCGGTGATCCACCTGCCTGACGAAGAAGAGCTGCAACGTGCCAACCGCATACTGCTGGCGTCCGACCAGCCCGATGGCGGCCTGGCCCTGACCGGCGACAAGGCATTGCTGTTCCATCCTCGCGACAACGCCTTCCTCATGTATGCCCGTCGCGGCCGCAGCCTGGTGGCCCTGTACGACCCGATCGGCCCGGCCCAGGAGCGTGCCGAGATGATCTGGCAGTTCCGCGACCTGTGCGACCTGCACCATGCCCGCCCGGTGTTCTACCAGGTGCGCGCCGAGAACCTGCCGTTCTACATGGACATCGGCCTGACCGCGCTGAAGCTGGGCGAAGAAGCCCGGGTCGACTTGCGCCGCTTCGACCTCGAAGCCAAGGGCAAGGAGATGAAGGACCTGCGCTACACCTGGAACCGTGGTGGGCGTGACGGGTTGAGCCTGGAAATCCACGAACCCGGCCATGCCCCGCTGACAGAACTGAAGGAAATTTCCGATGCCTGGCTCGGCGGCAAGAACGTGCGCGAGAAAGGCTTCTCGCTGGGGCGCTTCAGCCCTGAATACCTGCAGCACTTCCGTATTGCCCTGATCCGCTTCCAGGGCCGCCCGGTGGCTTTCGCCAACCTGCTGGAAACCCATGGCCACGAACTGGCCAGCCTCGACCTGATGCGTGCGCACCCCGAGGCCCCGAAGCTGACCATGGAATTCATGATGATCGGCCTGATTCTGCACTACAAAAACCATGACTACGCCCGCTTCAGCCTGGGCATGGTGCCGCTGTCCGGCCTGCAACCGCGGCGTGGCGCGCCCTTGACCCAACGCCTGGGCTCGATGGTGTTCCGCCGTGGCGAGCAACTGTACAACTTCCAGGGGCTTCGACGCTTCAAGGACAAATTCCAACCGGACTGGGAACCCCGCTACATGGCCGTGCCGGCCGGGCTCGACCCGCTGGTGGCACTGGCCGACACCGCCGCCCTGATCGCAGGCGGCCTGACTGGATTGGTGAAACGTTGA